The Jiangella sp. DSM 45060 genome contains the following window.
AACAGCTCACCGGCCCACGCGCCGTCGTCGTCGCCCAGGACCTCGCGCAGCTGGGCCGGCGTCCACACGTAGAACGCGCCCTCGACCGGCGCGGCGCCCTCGACCGGCGGCGAGTCGGCGTCCAGCGAGCTGGCGAAGCCGCCCTCGGCCGTGCGCAGCTCGCGCAGCAGGAACTCCGCGGTCTCGCGGACCACCCGCGCCGCCTCCGCGGACCCCGTCACGCGCCACAGGTGCGCGTACACGCGCAGCAGCAGCGCGTTGTCGTACAGCATCTTCTCGAAGTGCGGCACGACCCACCCGGCGTCGACGCTGTAGCGGGCGAACCCGCCGCCGAGCTGGTCGTACAGGCCGCCGCCGGCCATCGACGCGCAGGTCTGCTCCACCATCGACAGCGCGCGGGCGTCGCCGGTGCGGGCGTGGTGGCGCAGCAGGAACTCCAGCACCATCGACGGCGGGAACTTGGGCGCGCCGCCGAAGCCGCCGGCGGACGGGTCGAACTCCCCGGCCAGCCGGGCGACGGCGGCGTCGAGCCGGTCGGCGGTGGGCGGGCCGTCGCCGGAACCGACCCGCGCTCCCCCGCCGAGCGCCGCGCCGATGCGCTCCGCCGACTCCGTCACGTCGCCGCGCCGCTGCGTCCACGCCTCGTCGACGGCCTGCAGCAGCTGGCTGAACGACGGCAGGCCGTGCCGCGGCTGCGGCGGGAAGTAGGTGCCCGCGTAGAACGGCTTGCCGTCGGGCGTGAGGAACGCCGTCATCGGCCAGCCGCCCTGCCCCGTCAGCGCCTGCACCGACTCCATGTACACGGCGTCGACGTCGGGCCGCTCCTCGCGGTCGACCTTGACCGCGACGAAGTGCGCGTTGAGGTACGCGGCGACCCGCTCGTCCTCGAACGACTCGTGCGCCATGACGTGGCACCAGTGGCAGGCGGCGTACCCGACGCTCAGCAGCACCGGCACGTCGCGGCGGCGCGCCTCCGCGAACGCGTCGTCGCCCCATTCCTGCCAGTCGACCGGGTTGTCCGCGTGCTGCAGCAGGTACGGGCTGCGGGCGTCGCGCAAGCGGTTCGGCATGTCCGCCAGCCTAGGCCGGGCCGGCCCTCGGGGGTGATGCATCCCGAGGGCCGGCGGCGGTCAGACGGTGCGGCGCGACC
Protein-coding sequences here:
- a CDS encoding thioredoxin domain-containing protein gives rise to the protein MPNRLRDARSPYLLQHADNPVDWQEWGDDAFAEARRRDVPVLLSVGYAACHWCHVMAHESFEDERVAAYLNAHFVAVKVDREERPDVDAVYMESVQALTGQGGWPMTAFLTPDGKPFYAGTYFPPQPRHGLPSFSQLLQAVDEAWTQRRGDVTESAERIGAALGGGARVGSGDGPPTADRLDAAVARLAGEFDPSAGGFGGAPKFPPSMVLEFLLRHHARTGDARALSMVEQTCASMAGGGLYDQLGGGFARYSVDAGWVVPHFEKMLYDNALLLRVYAHLWRVTGSAEAARVVRETAEFLLRELRTAEGGFASSLDADSPPVEGAAPVEGAFYVWTPAQLREVLGDDDGAWAGELFGVTEAGTFEHGASTLRLPRTPSADDAARWARVRRQLFDARLPRPAPGRDDKVVAAWNGLAIAALAEAGALFDEPAWVSAAVDCADLLVRLHLDEHGRLLRVSRDGVAGAPAGVLEDYADVAEGFLALVAVTGDPVWLSFAEQLLDVVLTQFADPEGGFFDTGADTTDVRLAGLRRPQDPTDNATPSGWSAAAGAMLAFAAYTGSDRHRSAAGDALRLYDALAARAPRFAGWGLAVAEAWLAGPAEVAVVGPADDPRTAALYEVALRSGSPGAVVVAGDPADPATAAVPLLRDRTVVGGAPAAYVCRGFVCELPATDPERLAVQLGGG